The Vicia villosa cultivar HV-30 ecotype Madison, WI unplaced genomic scaffold, Vvil1.0 ctg.000233F_1_1, whole genome shotgun sequence genome segment GAATTCGTAAAAGCCACAAATAGGATGAGTAATATCTCCTATAAAAGCCCACTTCCACACCAAAACCTTGATGCTCCAAATAGTATTATCCACATTCCACACCTCATTCCGAAAACACACACCATTTCTATACAACCAAAGAGACCATAAAGTTGCTAACCAAACTACTCCTAATTTACCTTCTTTAACTTTCTTCATTTTACAAAAGGACAACCAATCCAAAAAACCACCCAAACAATTCTCCTCCATCCCACCATAAGGTTTGCCTATCCACCTAGCCATTGAAGACCAAACCAAAGCAACCGAAGGACACAAAAAGAAAGAGTGCATCATACTTTCCGGATGAAcaccacaaaaaacacacttgGAAAAATCTCCCGAAAAAGTAATACCTTTCCGAAGCAATAAATCCTTTGTAGGTAGTCTATTAACCAAGACCCTCCACCCAAAAGCCTTAATTTTAAAAGGAACTTCCATTTTCCATATCAAGCTCAATGCCCCATCAAATTTATTTGAAGGACCAAACGGAATACGGAACCCGGCAAAAAACTTATAACAAGAAGCAACGGAAAAGACACCATCCGCTTCGGCCATCCACTCCACGGTATCGGACTCCCCACTACCCGGACCGCGGCCTTCCAACAAAACCCCCAAAGAAGCCAAATCCGAAACCAAATTATGAGCGCTCAAATCCAACGGATTGATCCCTAAATTCCCCCACGACCACACTCCATCAACCCATCCTCCCATGCCCGCCACCGCCACTCTCTTCAACCCCGACACCTCAAACAAACAAGGAAAAACCTTCTTTAAACAACAAGAATCCAACCATGAGGCTTCCCAAAACGGAGTAGAAAACCCATTCCTAACTCTAAACCGACAAAAAGACTCCATAGGATCTCTCTCCCCATAAACCCCCTCCCTCCAATAGACACCAAATCCCTCCACCAAACGGAaccaaaagaaggagaagaaaaagaagaaaaagaagaaagagaggaAGAAGGAAAAGTACCTCCACATAAGATCTTCATGTTTAGATCACCATATTTTGCTTTTAACAAATTGAGCCAAAGCACATCCTCACCTCTTAAGattctccatctccatttatTCAAAAGAGCCAAATTAAAATCCGAAATATTTTTAATGCCAAGACCCCCTTTATCCACCGGAAGACAAACattcttccaactaacccaacTAATCCTCCTTTTTTCCTCCATACCTCCTCCCCACAAGAAGTTACCTTGTATACTAGAAATTTCCTTAGCCACCGTTGCCGGCATCTTATAAAATGACATAGTAAAGATGGATAAAGAACAAATAACCGATTTCAAAAGagtaatagaaaaaaaattatgtcgttgataaaatagaaaaaaaatcagTTCTTTA includes the following:
- the LOC131625668 gene encoding uncharacterized protein LOC131625668, encoding MGGWVDGVWSWGNLGINPLDLSAHNLVSDLASLGVLLEGRGPGSGESDTVEWMAEADGVFSVASCYKFFAGFRIPFGPSNKFDGALSLIWKMEVPFKIKAFGWRVLVNRLPTKDLLLRKGITFSGDFSKCVFCGVHPESMMHSFFLCPSVALVWSSMARWIGKPYGGMEENCLGGFLDWLSFCKMKKVKEGKLGVVWLATLWSLWLYRNGVCFRNEVWNVDNTIWSIKVLVWKWAFIGDITHPICGFYEFNKDPLFFIS
- the LOC131625669 gene encoding uncharacterized mitochondrial protein AtMg00310-like, translating into MPATVAKEISSIQGNFLWGGGMEEKRRISWVSWKNVCLPVDKGGLGIKNISDFNLALLNKWRWRILRGEDVLWLNLLKAKYGDLNMKILCGGTFPSSSLSSFSSFSSPSFGSVWWRDLVSIGGRGFMGREILWSLFVGLELGMGFLLRFGKPHGWILVV